One window of the Takifugu rubripes chromosome 13, fTakRub1.2, whole genome shotgun sequence genome contains the following:
- the LOC101069702 gene encoding anoctamin-9-like: IAFFNTNPLILEVCESSVIMCPRCDNICKVWQLSDTCSYAKISHLFDNEGTVAFAMFMAIWATLFLELWKRHRARHVSEWKVYDWCEEEEELILDIVNDPNCKPRHFQHSYLRSAVVLVLVTLMLMLIIGLAQALVVFRVIAAPLMSESSWAFIRDHANTVAVTLGAVLHYLTIQLMTRVNRWVAFKLCEIEKTNSFAATERSFTVKMFTFQFFTLFSSLFYVAFFLGRINGHPGNYMRIARWRLEECHPSGCLTDLFIQMSVIMILKQTLNNIFEFTVPWVKNCLRRNTANKLQRKCGQCYRKACRDEQGCVEPCDICKLQDWLRNYHMADTDAFSLFNEFLEMVMQFSFTTIFVAAFPLAPLLALINNIFEIRLDAIKMVRLERRMVPRKTNDIGIWTKVLEAIGVLAVIANGLVIGVSSDFIPRLVYRHQYGPCAAGRPNTHCMQGYINDTLSTALLSHPAVRRDFLAQQMVTESGLNVTQCSYRDYRSGADYTLTSQFWLVLAVRFAFVVLFEHVVVVCKFVAAWFVPDNPSKVKNDRLLDKLDRLKEELQGMTRSRSTEV; the protein is encoded by the exons ATCAGCCACTTGTTCGACAACGAGGGAACTGTTGCCTTTGCCATGTTCATGGCCATCTGGG CCACGCTGttcctggagctgtggaagaGACACCGGGCCAGACACGTCTCGGAGTGGAAGGTCTATGACTGGTGTGAAGAGGAG GAGGAGCTGATTCTCGACATCGTCAATGATCCCAACTGCAAGCCCCGACATTTCCAACACTCCTACCTGCGCAGCGCAgtggtcctggtgctggtgaCGCTCATG CTCATGCTGATCATCGGACTGGCTCAGGCCCTGGTGGTGTTCCGGGTCATTGCGGCCCCCCTGatgtcagagagcagctgggCCTTCATCAGGGACCACGCCAACACCGTGGCCGTGACGCTGGGGGCCGTGCTCCATTACCTCACCATTCAGCTCATGACTCGG GTGAACCGCTGGGTGGCCTTCAAGCTCTGTGAAATAG AGAAGACCAACTCCTTCGCTGCTACGGAGAGGAGCTTCACTGTCAAGATGTTCACGTTCCAGTTCTTCActctcttctcttcactcttCTACGTGGCCTTCTTCCTGGGCAG GATAAATGGACATCCAGGAAACTACATGCGAATTGCTCGCTGGAGGCTTGAGGAG TGTCACCCCAGTGGCTGTTTGACGGACCTCTTCATCCAGATGTCTGTAATCATGATTCTCAAACAGACTCTCAACAACATCTTTGAATTCACTGTGCC CTGGGTGAAAAACTGTCTGAGGAGAAACACTGCCAAtaagctgcagaggaagtgtGGCCAGTGTTACAGGAAGGCCTGTCGTGATGAGCAGGGCTGTGTGGAACCATGTGACATCTGCAAACTCCAGGACTGGTTACGCAACTACCACATGGCCGACACTGATGCCTTCAGCCTGTTCAATGAGTTCCTGGAGATGG TGATGCAGTTCAGCTTCACCACCATATTTGTGGCAGCCttccctctggctcctctgctcGCCCTCATCAACAACATCTTTGAGATCCGCCTGGACGCCATCAAAATGGTCCGGCTGGAGCGGCGGATGGTCCCGAGGAAGACCAACGACATCG GTATCTGGACCAAGGTGCTGGAGGCCATCGGAGTGTTAGCGGTGATTGCTAACGGCCTGGTCATCGGCGTGTCGTCGGACTTCATCCCGCGCCTGGTCTACCGTCACCAGTACGGCCCCTGCGCTGCTGGAAGGCCCAACACACA ctgcatGCAGGGCTACATTAACGACACTCTGTCTACCGCCCTGCTGTCACACCCAGCGGTCAGGAGGGACTTTTTAGCCCAGCAGATGGTGACGGAGAGCGGCCTGAACGTGACCCAGTGcag ctacAGGGACTATCGCAGCGGCGCCGACTACACGCTCACCTCCCAGTTCTGGTTGGTCTTGGCCGTGCGCTTCGCTTTCGTCGTCCTCTTTGAG CACGTGGTGGTGGTCTGCAAGTTCGTGGCAGCGTGGTTTGTCCCCGACAACCCCAGCAAGGTCAAGAACGACCGGCTGCTGGACAAACTGGATCGACTGAAGGAAGAACTCCA AGGAATGACGCGGAGCAGATCGACAGAGGTGTGA
- the LOC115252207 gene encoding LOW QUALITY PROTEIN: ribonuclease P protein subunit p29-like (The sequence of the model RefSeq protein was modified relative to this genomic sequence to represent the inferred CDS: inserted 1 base in 1 codon) — MTESLVQATIPFEMGKIVGLQSQSRSQAETSTQVFLKSSIRNFRGADATSPLSYKAVMLEYSRPKKEKVKRRSKGSRMNAAQKRRMKLFTIRPEHQRYELFLPLHHLWRQYITDVCSGLKPTQQPQFLQQKLLKADLHGAVLSVVRSRCPSYVGTTGILVQEFKHVFKIITKENKVKVIPKRNSVFSLEMGGFTSFIYGSRXEQRASERSAKKFKVRGTIDL, encoded by the exons ATGACCG AATCACTCGTTCAAGCTACGATTCCATTTGAAATGGGGAAGATTGTTGGCTTACAG TCTCAGAGCAGATCCCAAGCTGAGACGAGTACCCAGGTGTTCCTGAAGAGCAGCATTCGGAatttcagaggagctgatgcaACGAGCCCGCTGAGCTACAAGGCCGTGATGCTGGAATACTCCAGACCAAagaaggagaaggtgaagaggagaagCAAAGGCAGCAGAATGAACGCCGCCCAGAAACGGAGGATGAAGCTCTTCACCATTAGGCCGGAGCACCAGAG GTACGAGCTCTTCCTCCCCCTGCACCACCTCTGGAGACAGTACATCACCGACGTGTGCAGTGGCCTGAAACCCAC GCAGCAGCCCCAGTTCCTGCAGCAGAAGCTTCTGAAAGCAGATCTCCACGGTGCTGTGCTCTCAG TGGTTCGCTCCAGATGCCCCTCCTATGTCGGGACCACGGGGATCCTGGTCCAGGAGTTCAAGCACGTCTTCAAAATCatcacaaaggaaaacaaagtgaaAG TGATCCCAAAAAGAAACAGTGTCTTTTCCTTGGAGATGGGTGGTTTCACCTCCTTCATCTACGGCAGCA TTGAGCAGCGTGCCAGCGAGCGCTCTGCTAAGAAGTTTAAGGTGAGAGGAACCATTGACCTGTGA